TGTCATGCGGCAGTTCTCCGAGACCGTGGGCACTGCCCTCCTGCCGCGCACGCCCCTGTCGGTGATCACGGCCATATTTGTGCTCGCGACCCTAATAGCGGTTTACCTGGGCGGAGAGGCGATCACGAGGGCCGCCTTTCTCGCAGCGCCGCTCATAGTGATCACCCTCGTTTTCCTGAACATCCTGTCGCTTCCTCAGGCCAACCTCGACGCGATGTTCCCAATCTTCGGCCCTGGGCCGGGCAAGCTCCTGTACCACGGGGTCATCCACTCGGCCATCGCAGGCGAGGTCATGTTTCTGGCGGTCGTCGCCCCACAGCTCAGGGACGGCCACAAGGTGAAGACCATGGGGCTCATCGCCATAGCCATAACAACCTTCTTCACCAGCGTGTCGGTGCTCGTCTTCGTCACCGTGTTCCCATACCCGCTGTGCTTGCATATCCCGTATCCAGGGTATGAAACGAGCACCCTCATATACGTGGGCCGGTTCTTTCAGCGCGTTGAGGTAGCGTTCGTGTTCCTATGGGTCATAAGCGGGTGCATCGAGTTGGCGCTCGGCGCTTACACTTCAACGATGATCCTCGCCCGGATGCTCAAACTTCCGATATATCGGCCGATCGTGCCCGCGGTTGCAATCATCGGCTATACGCTGGCATTCACGCCCCCGGACGTGCCGACTGCGACCAGGCTCGACTTCGAGCTCGTGAGGACGTTCGGGGGCATCGCTGTTTTCGTTGTCCCGGCACTCTTGCTCCTCGTCGCACAGGTGAGGGAGGCCCGGGGAACCAGGAGGGGGGAGCCGACGCGCGGTGCGTGATCTGGGAGGGCGAGGCACGGGACGCGTCAGGCTCGCGTTGTCGCTGCTGGTCGTGCTCGCGGTGGCGGCGTGCACCGCGGGATGCTGGGACAGGACCGAGGTGGACGACCTCGCGTTCGTCATGGCGATCGGCCTCGACGACGCGCCCAACGACATGCTCGCCGTGACCTTCCATATAGCCGTCCCCAGGGCTGTCGCGGGCGCGGGCGGGATCGGCGGAGGCTCCGGAGGCGGAGGGGGAGGGGGAGCGGGCCAGCAGTCGAGCCTCATCACGACGCTCGTGGGCCGCTCGGTTCTGAGCCTCCTTAACCTCCTGAGCACGCACGTGGACAGGCGCCCGAGCCTGGTTCACGGCAAAATGGTGGTCATCGGAGAGAAGCTCGCGAGGCGCGGAATAGCTCCGTACATAGGTGAGCTCGTCAGGTTCCGCGAGACGCGGAGGACGATGTTCCTCGTGGTGACCAGGGGCACCGCGAAGGAGTTCATCGAGAAGAACCGGCCTGTCCTCGAGCAGAACCCCGCGAAAAACCTGGAGCTTCTCGCGCTCGCCAATAGGCAGACGGGTTACATCCCGCCGTCCCAGATCCACCGGTTCCTCGTTGAGATGCAGTCCCTCGGAGAGGAGCCAGTCGTGATCCTCGCGGGCGTGAAGCAGGAAACGCCCGGCGGCAGGACCGAGGAGTCGCGGACAGAGGCACCTGGCGGTGCCTCCGGGGGCACGAAGGGTCAAGGCTCTTCAGAAACGGGATCCGGGGAAGGGCCCGTGAACGCGGCGAAAATGCTTCCCGTTGCCTCGCGAAGTGATTCCGACTACGTGGCAGGCGAATCCCCGTCAGTCGGCGGAAACCCAGTGGAACTCTTGGGCGGAGCGGTGTTTAGAGGCGACCGCATGGTCGGCGAGATAACGGGGCAAGACGTCCGGGCAATGCTGCTCCTGCGCGGCACGTTCAAGAGAGGCATCATCTGCGTTGAAGACCCGTTCGTGAAAGGCAAATACGTCTCGTGCGATATCCGCCTTGCCAGGCCTACCGAAACCACGGTGCGCAGGAACAAAGATGGGTTTCAAGTCAACGTGAAGATGATGCTGGAGGGAGAGGTCATCGGGAGCCAGAGTCTCAAGGACTACTCCAACCCCAAGAACCTTCACGCGCTGGAAAAACGGGTGGCGGACGACCTCAAGAGAGGCTGCCGCGACCTCGTGACGAAGGCCCAGACCGAGTTCGGCGCGGACATCTTTGCGTTCGGCAACAAGGCGAGACACCTCACGAGAACATGGCGCGAGTGGGAGGAGCTCGATTGGCCGAAGAGATTCCCGCAAGCGCAGGTGAATATCGACCTAAAGCTCGACCTGCGGCGCACCGGCCTGCTCTTCAGGCCGCCCAAGCCGAGCACAGATACGACATAACTTGCTGAAGGGGGGCCTCGTCGTGCGAATGAGCGTCATCCTCACCACCATGCCGGTTCCGGTTGCCGTGGCGATATACACCGCGAGCTTCGGGCTGTGGCTCTTGCGGCACGGCAACACGCGCGGAGCCGTCGGCGTCTTCATACTCGCGATATGCTCTGTGGCCGCGCCGCTCGTCTTGCTCTTCGCCGGCGGGTAGTCTCGGTGGGGAGGCTACCCGCGCGACGCTTAATGTCGTCTGCCGGGCTACCTCGCCCGCAATCTCTCGAGCTCGTCGAAGAGTTTGTCGTTGAGGACCCTGATGTACGTCCCCTTCATGCCCAGGGAACGTGACTCTATGACCCCGGCACTCTCGAACTTGCGCAGGGCGTTTACGATGACAGACCTCGTGATGCCGACCTTGTCGGCGATCTTGCTCGCAACAAGCAGGCCCTCGTCGCCGCCGAGCTCCCTGAAGATGTGCTCAACCGCCTCTTGTTCCGAGAAGGACAAGGTGTCCAGGGCCATTTGGACCGACGCCTTCTTCCGGGCCTCCTCCTCGATCTGACCAGTCCTCGAGCGAAGGATCTCCATCCCGAAGACCGTGGCGGCATACTCAGCTAGAACGAGGTCGTCATCGGAGAACTCTCTCTCGAACCTGGCCAGGACAAGCGTCCCCATCCTGTCCCCGCCCGCGTAAATCGGGACGACAGTCAGGAACTTCTCGGGGAACCCGCACTTCACCTCAGCCCCGAGGAAGCACTTTCCCGGGTCATGGCGGATGTTCTCGGACGCCTCTATTATCCTGAGGAGCCAGTCCGCGCACTCCTTGGGAAACGTCCCGCCGTTCCCCACATACCCGGCCGCAACGTCGCAATCAAAGCCCTCCATGAACCCGTATCCTAGGAGCTTCCCTCGGCGCGCAACCACGTACACGTTGGCCGCGACCTCTTCGGATAGCACCTTCGCAAGATCATTGAAATCGCTGGGAAAACCCGTGGACTCCTGTATGAACCGACTGATCCTTCGTGTCTTCTCCAGTAGCTCGCTCATCGATGTATCCTCCTTCAGTTGCCTTAACTTGCACAGTGAGGCTTCCCCCGCGCTGCGTCCTCACCTAGCGAAGACCCGTACCATTCGGGCTTGTCCCACCGCGAGTCCATCACCTTCAGGAGCCCGTTCCTCGTGGCAGGCGTCGCTGCGTGCCTGGCCTGCCCGCGGGCGGACCCCGGACGCGTGAGACTCTACAATATGAACCTGCTAAGGTCCTTGTCGCCCACTACGTCTTGCAGCTTCTTGCGAACGTACTCCCTGTCAATCTCCACCCTCCCCTTGGGCATCTCTGGCGCATTGAACGAGATGTCGTCCAACAGCCGCTCCATGACCGTGTGGAGCCTCCGTGCGCCGATGTTCTCCATCTCCTGGTTCACCCTGTCAGCGATCGCCGCGATCTCGTCGATCGCATCGGGCAGGAACTCGACCTCGACACCCTCTGTAGCAAGAAGGGCCTTGTACTGCTTGACAAGAGCATTCTCAGGCTCGAGCAGGATGCGTTTGAAGTCCTCCTTCGTGAGGCTGTCGAGCTCAACCCGTATCGGGAAGCGCCCCTGGAGCTCAGGAATCAAGTCCGATGGCTTCGCCACGTGGAAGGCGCCTGCGGCGATGAAGAGAATGTGGTCGGTCTTCACCGGGCCGTGTTTCGTGATCACGGTGGAACCCTCGACGATGGGCAGAATGTCGCGCTGGACGCCCTCGCGCGACACGTCAGGCCCCACCCCGCGCTCCCGGCCAGCTATCTTGTCGATTTCATCTATGAAGACTATGCCGGACTGCTCCGCTCGCCTCACGGCCTCCTGCTCCACTTCCTCCATATCTATGAGCTTTTGGGCTTCCTCCTGGGCTATGATCTTTCGGGCCTCCCTCACCGGCACTTTCCGGCGGCGCTGACGCCGTGGCAACAGTCCTCCGAAAAGGTCCTGCATGTTGATGCCCATTTCCTCGACGCCGGCCCCGCTGAAGACCTCGAGCATCTGCGGGCTCTGGTCCTCCACCGCAACCTCGATGATCATGTCTTCAAGCTCTCCGGCGGCGAGCCTGGCCCGAAGCTCCTCCCGCCGGGCCCTGGCCTCAGCCTGCTTCGCCTGAAACGACTCATCGTCCCGCACCAGA
Above is a genomic segment from Bacillota bacterium containing:
- a CDS encoding GerAB/ArcD/ProY family transporter encodes the protein MLEEGRIGTNEAVAATVYFLASKLFISFPQQMATVGLTAAWVIPIISFSTGALGFLIIAALLKRYPGKSIVEISEQIAGPVFGNLATLGYFAFFFAATILVMRQFSETVGTALLPRTPLSVITAIFVLATLIAVYLGGEAITRAAFLAAPLIVITLVFLNILSLPQANLDAMFPIFGPGPGKLLYHGVIHSAIAGEVMFLAVVAPQLRDGHKVKTMGLIAIAITTFFTSVSVLVFVTVFPYPLCLHIPYPGYETSTLIYVGRFFQRVEVAFVFLWVISGCIELALGAYTSTMILARMLKLPIYRPIVPAVAIIGYTLAFTPPDVPTATRLDFELVRTFGGIAVFVVPALLLLVAQVREARGTRRGEPTRGA
- a CDS encoding Ger(x)C family spore germination protein, which gives rise to MRDLGGRGTGRVRLALSLLVVLAVAACTAGCWDRTEVDDLAFVMAIGLDDAPNDMLAVTFHIAVPRAVAGAGGIGGGSGGGGGGGAGQQSSLITTLVGRSVLSLLNLLSTHVDRRPSLVHGKMVVIGEKLARRGIAPYIGELVRFRETRRTMFLVVTRGTAKEFIEKNRPVLEQNPAKNLELLALANRQTGYIPPSQIHRFLVEMQSLGEEPVVILAGVKQETPGGRTEESRTEAPGGASGGTKGQGSSETGSGEGPVNAAKMLPVASRSDSDYVAGESPSVGGNPVELLGGAVFRGDRMVGEITGQDVRAMLLLRGTFKRGIICVEDPFVKGKYVSCDIRLARPTETTVRRNKDGFQVNVKMMLEGEVIGSQSLKDYSNPKNLHALEKRVADDLKRGCRDLVTKAQTEFGADIFAFGNKARHLTRTWREWEELDWPKRFPQAQVNIDLKLDLRRTGLLFRPPKPSTDTT
- the codY gene encoding GTP-sensing pleiotropic transcriptional regulator CodY, which encodes MSELLEKTRRISRFIQESTGFPSDFNDLAKVLSEEVAANVYVVARRGKLLGYGFMEGFDCDVAAGYVGNGGTFPKECADWLLRIIEASENIRHDPGKCFLGAEVKCGFPEKFLTVVPIYAGGDRMGTLVLARFEREFSDDDLVLAEYAATVFGMEILRSRTGQIEEEARKKASVQMALDTLSFSEQEAVEHIFRELGGDEGLLVASKIADKVGITRSVIVNALRKFESAGVIESRSLGMKGTYIRVLNDKLFDELERLRAR
- the hslU gene encoding ATP-dependent protease ATPase subunit HslU, which encodes MDDLTPRAIVEELDKYIVGQAKAKRAVAIALRNRYRRLKLPGSLRDEVVPKNILMIGPTGVGKTEIARRLARLVNAPFIKVEATKFTEVGYVGRDVDSIIRDLVETSIRMVKAEKMVQVYHRAEAVVDDRILDIIAPMPSREGEKNPLSVLMGGLGLVRDDESFQAKQAEARARREELRARLAAGELEDMIIEVAVEDQSPQMLEVFSGAGVEEMGINMQDLFGGLLPRRQRRRKVPVREARKIIAQEEAQKLIDMEEVEQEAVRRAEQSGIVFIDEIDKIAGRERGVGPDVSREGVQRDILPIVEGSTVITKHGPVKTDHILFIAAGAFHVAKPSDLIPELQGRFPIRVELDSLTKEDFKRILLEPENALVKQYKALLATEGVEVEFLPDAIDEIAAIADRVNQEMENIGARRLHTVMERLLDDISFNAPEMPKGRVEIDREYVRKKLQDVVGDKDLSRFIL